tcctctgctcgCTGCTCGGTTGTTATGTTGCGTTATGATAAATGATATTCACGTAAAGATAACGTTTGTGTTTTGATTAGATTAACCACAAAGACTTTATTGGAAGAGTGAATAAAAAGATTCTCCGCAGGATTCCGGCGATGTTTTGATTCCGATGCAGAGATCACGTGTCCTTGTTGACGGGACATCGACATCTTCTGACACGCCCCCTAATGACCAATCCCAACAGAGAGGGGCAGttggccaatcagagctgaCATCATCGGGagggggggtcttaaagagacaggagctcaaacccagtgtttgagacagaggctgaacagaggagctgcagcagcagacagtcTGAGGAACgagatgttttctgaacattagagaatgaaaacatttcacagttgTTGGAATGATCAGagtgaatatgagcagaatgcatcttatttaaaaaagagagagagtgttgaaCATTTCTGCAGTTGGTTGATAattaaactgtatttcacaGATTGTCTTCACAAACATTGAGTCATATCTGATCAGCcggtgcacgcacacacacacacacacacacacacacacacacacacacacacctctctctctctctctctctctctggacgGACGGCATGTCCagtcttgtctctctctctcttcagctgctctAATTTGCATGTAAGTTTTCTGGTTTTCTGGCTCTAGTGAAAAACAAGAGATGCGACAGGAAGGGACGACCGACGTGTTAAAAGTTCCGTGGCCCTTTTGGAAATATAATTATTTGGTTTTATGGAaagagtgttgttgtttttctcgtCTATTCTTCCAGATCTTTATCCTTCTTaccttttcatctttttaaaacacagcaGGGTTCGTACTGATGCAAGCGaggggttagtgtgtgtgtgacgtgtgtgttacacaatatgaaacaacaaacagccgCTGAGGGGCTCATTAACTATTAAAGCCTATTATCACAAGATCATTTAAATTATAtagttttattactttattttagATTAAAATATGTCACACAGGTGAAAATTCTTCTACATTAGAAACATATTTTAGTAAAATAGATTCTAACCTCAGACATTCGTTGGATTTCTTTTCCTGAACATTAGTAATTATAAGATTCACGAACATGGTTCCTATTGTCCAACGTTTGCACTCGTTATTGCCTGTACATTGTAAACAGCGtattataatgattattattattattatatctatTGATAATGTGAAAGGTGAGCTCTTGTCCTCTTTTCTGCAGCTTTGTAAAACGTAAAATTAAATGTTGACCTTTAGTTTCACCTCAAAGTTAAGTTCTAATCATTCCTTGAGTGTTGAGTTTTTCTAAAGACGACAACGtgacagttttcatttcaacacatAACTTTAATTAACAAGGTATCAAAAACAGAAATTGACGGATCACAGAGATGGACGTACACgttggcagcagcagagcgtTTACACCTGACAGCCTGTGGTTTATTCATTTGGACGCCGATGCCTCCAGCCGTAGGCACagcaaaatacacacaactcAGTGCTACGAATCGACAATTTACAGCCACAACCACAACGCACACACTTTGAACACACGCAGACGCCTGCGTCCATTTGACCGTGTgactctcagacacacacacacgatacacAATAGAAACCGTCTTCCACAATTCAACAACCTATTTATTTCCCTTCTCTTGTTGTTATATGTACAGATGTTGTGTAGCATGCACACAAGTTCCTGGACAAGTTGCAGTTATTTGCAGTGATGGTGCTCGACAATAACAGTGAGTCTGAGTGGAGGGCGGGAGAAATATCAGTGGATCatccaaaacacacatgatCTGGTCTTGTGTAACTTCAGAGTCAGGCTTGTGCCAAAAGGTGACGCAACACTTCTGATACCTAGCTAACGATATCCAGTGAACACAACTTTCAAACCGAcaaattttaataaatacacTATTATAAAATAACAacctattttatttattttgctatGTCAAAACCAAAGGAGGCATCTGGTGTTTATATACAGTGGCACAGAGTCAACTCAATGTACAAGATTCTCGGTAGAAAACACGTCTGAAAAATAACACTCATGTAGCTTCATCGTCACAGAGGATGTAAAAACAACACCAGGTGTTTAAGAGGGAACGCAGTGATAATTAAAGTGTACTTGTGAAATTACACGATTCACTTTTTCTTGGACAATTTTCCCTACGGCACATCTCAAACGTTTAAGTAAAGTGAAGTATCGTCTGCATATAGGAGTATATCGGTATATATACTGTGTGTTAAGTCCAGAATCACAAACCCTGCCAGCAAATTAAATTTTCCCTTTTGCAACTGTTACTGTGGCTGGTGGCCCACAACCTGACTGAGGCTAAATCCTTTCCAATCGTAAACAGCATCTTCAAACCAAAGCGACCTCTGCCCACACGAGCGGTTTGATCCCCGTCACGGTGAAAAGGAGCCTCACACTCTTTCAGAGGTTAGCTGTGAAACGAGCCAATCAAATAAACGTGCAGTGCGATTCCTGCAGCCAGCGCACGACCTGAGTGGTTAGTGGTAGCAGCAGACTGAGCAGCTCACGTTGTATAAAGGACGAGCAGACGGGGTTAATACAACAGCGACAGTAGTTTCTTAATAAATATACAGATTTTCATACAACAAGCGCAAACAACATCGCTTTTAAAGTCTCGCAGCTCACACGTCGCTCTGGAACTAGGTTCTTTGTGGGTGAACAGATAAACGTGTGAAATCACTTTGGTACAAAACTCGGACACTAACTCAGACtttcatcttttcaaaatacctgtaaataaaaaagacaatcaATGATCATTTAGTTCTTAGTGCTTTAGCATCGCCTTGGCCCTGACTGTTTGAAACATGCGACGCATGTCAAGGTGCTGTACATTGTATGTCAGCTGTCCAATCAGGTTtcagagagcggggggggggggggggggggacccccTGTAGCAGCGATGTGGATGCTGAATGAGTCCGAAGCTGGAGTACGTCTCGTGAGTCTAAAGTGAGAGCTGCTCATAGGTGACCTGGACAGTGAATGTGGTCGAGGGTCAGGAGTCCTCCGTCGAGGGGGGACAGTGTGGAcatggaggacatggaggagatggaggaggtggtggaggcggtggaggaggaggtgatgttgTGGAGTTGTATGGTGCTCTCCTTGATGTGCTGCATGAAGAGGTTCCTCTCGTCCTCGGGCGTCTGGCCGTTCACCGCCCGCACGATGCAGGTGGGCCGGTGCAGGTTGAGCATGTagaccagctgctgcttctgctgcttcagctcctcGATCTGAGCCTTCAGGTCCGAGTTCACCGACTCCAGCTTCTCCGACTCCTGCAGGGACAAGGAGGACATCAGGTCATACTTCACTCTTATGCTTATTTGTTAAATCATTCGTCTTTGGGATTTGTTGTGTGTATTCAGTGTATTCATTTGAAACTTTATGTCATGGGGACATTCATTAAAACTTCTTCTTGACCTTTATGTCTGTGGTTgatgtgtttgatgtgaacTCGGTTCAGTGATGGAAGTTCTAAAGTACCTGCTGCAGAGTCTCggtcttctccttcttcttgttGCGACACTTTGCGGCAGCGAccttgttcctctctctcctccttttcctccggTCGGGCTCCTCGACCATCGACTGAAAACCAGAGAGAATTACAGAACGTGAACATTCAACCCTGCATCAAGCCAACACTCTCATTTGGTGAaaccacaccccccctcccttgtCGTAGAGTTTCCCTCTGACTCACGTACCTCTCTCTTGACCCCGGATCCTCGGGCGGGCTCATCGTAGGCCCGGTCCGAGCAGGAGCTGGCCCCGTCCGAGCTCATGTCCACACTGAGCCCGTTGGACAGGCGCTTGGTCTGGATGGCGAGCCGCAGCTCCTCTTTCACCATGGGGGTGTAGTTGGTGAAGTCGTCCAGGGTGAGGCTGCCGGGTGGGGACAGGCAGGGCACCAGGGCGGAGCAGCTGATGTCGGCCAGCGAGGGACCCGAGTGCTGCAGCATCATTCTGGAAAGAACCAAGAAGACCGGTCTGAGTCACTGGGAACACTTTGGATTTACTCACTGGGAAACAAACTAGtaactggaaaacaaaaataacatttaaaaagagcTCATGAAGACGGGGCGGTGATAAAAAAATTCATTAAAGCATGAGAGGGTCACAATCAAGTTAAACCACAGACAAGTAATTAAGATTAATGTAATATTAGTATTTaatatgtgaaaataaacaaaaacaaacatgtaaaatgCTGCATGATATTCAAACACAAGATGTTGGGTGagttttgtatttaaaagtCAAGATTTTATCTTCTACAAGGCAACAGAATAAATATTTGCTCATTTTTTGAGCGCCCATGTCATAAATACCTGGAGATAATCATTTCtaagtgtttgttgtgtgagcGGAGCAGTGACTCATGGAGAATTATGACGGATGGTTTGATAAGATGATTATAATGTTCAGCTcagtgaaaccaaaacaaacacagtctgtatcacaaaggaaaaataacaagACAAATTATATAATTCAGTCTTTTCATAAGGAACTCTgtagtttgtttttgtctcaaaAATGTAACTTAAAGATTAATTAAAGCTATAtctgttttaattattattataactgtgtttttcattttcaaattcatctatagttgatatttattttcagtgtaaGTTTTTTATCATCTCtatacataataaaaaagaataaaaacaattgttttttgtCCAAATTAACCtcagaacatttaaaatgaatgagaaTCAAACGTCTGTTGTCAAtcaaaaattattaaaaacaacatttatataaaatactGTAGTTTTGTGAAGTGAAGTATCAACACTTATAAGAAAAACTGCGAAACAAACTTCAGTTCTCTAAACTTATTTGTTTAGGTTGTTGTGCCTGTTGATGAGGTTGTGATGTAAtaatgttgtgttgtcttttcgTGAGTGAGTTGTGTTAAGTCTCTgttgttattaaaatgtataataaacaCGTCTGTTCTCTGAACACATCTATGTCACTTTAAAGAAAAGCCAACAGGCTCTTTAAAgtgtattgttttctttttatctaaATTACTGTGATGTGAAAGTAAAAGACTTAAATCACTATTATCTGTTAACAAACCCATAACAACtgttattaaatcaaatcaactCTTTCTAATGGAGGAGTCCAGCGGAGACTCGGAGTGAGGAggtctctgagtctctgtggGGTCGAGATGGAAGCGGGAGAAGCGAGTTGAGAAGTTGGGCTGAAGTGTCCCGGGACACCGGAGAGCACACCGGGGCTCCTCCGCTCCTCTCCCCGGGACAACACAGCCTCCCCGCGGCCAGGGACAGGGGGAAacaccgcctcctcctccagcgaAGTAAAAGAGGGACCTACCTGTGTGAGGTGTCGTTGGCCGGATGAGGTGAAGTGAAGTCGGGGAAGTTTTCCTCTTGTCGTCGCTTTGCTCCTCGCGGTGCTCCGTGCGTAAAAGTTGCGCTTGTGTCCGACGCGTTGCATCACACGAGTATTTAGAGAAGCGTGGAGGGGGAGTGGCCTGGTGACGCAACCAGGAATgtagcgagggagggaggggcgaGGGAGGGGTGAgcagggaggacagagagcagaggggtGACGTCATCCTATTTATAGACTGCTGTGGTGTGATGATGCAACTCAGCAAGATGGAGTCTGCGCCATAACAGGAgagctctccctcctcttcctccctcctttcctcctatTGCTCCTCcacacttcctcctctcatACCCCTCCCttacttcctcctctttctcctcctccaatcttcctcctctcatccccctccctccctccctcctcttcctcctcgaattctcttcctcctcactcttcactccctctcttttccccccTCCTCTATTCTCCCCTTTGTAgcacctgtcctcctcctcctctcctcctcaatcTCTCCAGAGTGTCTTCATCTTTTCTCtgctccatccccccccccaggcttTTCATCCTCTTTACCCCCTTTCTTCCTCATCTCTTtatcttcctctctcatctgTACACttatttaacttaatttaacttttgaaaactttatttaagtcTTGACTAAATTGAACatgtatttcttcttcttcttcttcttcttcttcttcttcttcttcttcagccgtttccttctctctttctcttttctctctccatcttcacgTTCTTCTGTGGTCACATCTCATCAGTATGAAACCAGGTtcctcacagagacacattgattcTTGACATTATGCTTCACTCGTCGGTAACTGACCACCTCCTGACGTTTCGTCCCCTGATGGATTTATTCACGGTGTCTGAGCTGCTCGTAGAATCTGCCGGTGGCCGTGAAGTGGCTTCCCTGTAATCCACCACATTCTGCGTCTTAATGAGTCTTAATGGGTTGATCTTCTTTTCTCGCCGGCTGGAACAGATGGAGGATTTCCTGA
This genomic window from Platichthys flesus chromosome 18, fPlaFle2.1, whole genome shotgun sequence contains:
- the atf3 gene encoding cyclic AMP-dependent transcription factor ATF-3; the protein is MMLQHSGPSLADISCSALVPCLSPPGSLTLDDFTNYTPMVKEELRLAIQTKRLSNGLSVDMSSDGASSCSDRAYDEPARGSGVKRESMVEEPDRRKRRRERNKVAAAKCRNKKKEKTETLQQESEKLESVNSDLKAQIEELKQQKQQLVYMLNLHRPTCIVRAVNGQTPEDERNLFMQHIKESTIQLHNITSSSTASTTSSISSMSSMSTLSPLDGGLLTLDHIHCPGHL